One genomic region from Bufo bufo chromosome 3, aBufBuf1.1, whole genome shotgun sequence encodes:
- the OVCA2 gene encoding LOW QUALITY PROTEIN: esterase OVCA2 (The sequence of the model RefSeq protein was modified relative to this genomic sequence to represent the inferred CDS: inserted 1 base in 1 codon): protein MAAPAVGSSASTKVLRVLALHGYWQNEHSFRERTGALRKNLKNRAELVMISAPLTIPEPDPEKGDVQREDPRGWWFSDPEKNSFNALEETQSCAGXEESLDAVAKAFSELGPFDGILGFSQGAAFAAMLCALKQEGDLRFQFDFAILVAGFKSRASDHTRFYKDPITVPSLHVFGDTDRVIPGDLSQELAAHFVNPVLLTHSGGHYIPVCAAQKKVYFPFLDSFRR from the exons ATGGCGGCGCCCGCAGTTGGGAGCAGTGCTTCTACTAAAGTCCTGCGGGTCCTGGCCCTGCACGGCTACTGGCAGAATGAGCACAGCTTCCGGGAGAGGACGGGGGCCCTGAGGAAGAACCTGAAGAACCGCGCGGAGCTCGTCATGATCAGCGCCCCCCTGACTATCCCAGAGCCGG ACCCTGAAAAAGGAGACGTCCAGAGAGAAGACCCCAGAGGCTGGTGGTTCTCCGACCCTGAGAAGAATAGTTTTAATGCCCTGGAGGAGACCCAGTCATGTGCAG TTGAGGAATCCCTGGACGCTGTGGCCAAGGCTTTTTCTGAACTTGGACCCTTTGATGGCATTTTAGGTTTTAGCCAAGGAGCCGCTTTTGCGGCCATGCTGTGTGCATTAAAGCAGGAAGGAGATCTCCGCTTCCAGTTTGACTTTGCCATACTGGTTGCTGGTTTCAAAAGCCGGGCATCTGACCACACCCGTTTCTACAAAGATCCTATCACCGTCCCGTCACTTCATGTTTTTGGTGACACGGATCGTGTTATCCCAGGCGACCTGAGCCAGGAGCTAGCCGCACACTTTGTGAACCCGGTCCTGCTGACACACTCAGGAGGACACTACATCCCAGTGTGCGCGGCGCAGAAGAAAGTCTACTTTCCGTTCTTGGACTCTTTCAGAAGATGA